The genomic window AATACGTTCTCCTGTGCCATCAGAACGTGCGACGAGATATACGGCGCGTGCCTGCTTTTGCATTAAGAATGCTGCGGCCTTGCCGGCTGCTGCCGACTGGAGTTCTGGAGCCGCGAGCACGGTGAGATCGCCGTCAGGGTCCATTGGAACGAATATGCCAAGACCTAATTGTTGCCAACGATATTCGAGAATAATTACCGCAGCCGAGAGTTCATTTTCCTGGTCATAGAGCAGGACTGCGTGGGGGATCTTATTCCCGAAGTATGGGACTGTAAGCAGGAAACGCAATCGCGCTTCAATGTTTTCTTGCCCGCATTGACGCCCAATCTCTTCGAGGCGATGTGCAGCGTTCAGCAGGTCAGAAGATCCTGAAATTAGAACGCAGGTCGAGAGTGGTGCGAACTCGGGATTCATAAAGATGGCACCACCACGATGACTTTCAGCAGCAGAACATCTATTTCGAACCAATCAGCCAGGATGGAGCTAGATCCATATATACGCCCCAAATCTGTGTCAAGCCATCAATTTACCGAGCAGCATTTCATCCAGGGATCAGGATGTCAACCGGCGTGTGATGTGACAAACGCCGGAATTGATTTGTTATTGACCGCGTTTTATCTGATGAATGCAAAGCGATATGAGGCGTCTGTACGGGCGGGGACTATCTAGGGCGCGAAGGTCTCGATACGCTCGAACCGCCGTTTCAGCCGGAGGAAGGGTGTTTCGAAATAGCGGTACGAGATTGCGGCGACACCGAAGGTCAGTAGCAATGTCAGGGCCGAGCCGGCCAGACCGTGTACATGCGACGTTACCGCTGCCAGGACTGGTAGGTGAAACACGTATAGGCCGTACGAGATTCTTCCGAAATAGATGAAAGGGCGCGGAGATGGCAGTTGCTGAAAGGCGACGATCAACAGTCCACATGCGATGGCTACAAGAGCGTAACCACTGCATAGTGATGCCGCAGAATCCGCTTTGCTCCCCATGCTTTTCAAGTGGAAATGGCCCGCGGCCAGCATCCACCCACCAATGCAGGCGGCCACAACAAAGAGGCTGACTGGGACGCTCCATCGCGGTAGCGATCGATCCGCAAGTGCCAGCAGAATCCCAGTTGCAAACATTTCGAATTGGACAAAACTGTTGAACCAGATACTGACGTCCGGGTCTGCTTGTATATGTGCCAGATGGATCAAGGTCAGGTTGGACAGAAGAATTAAGATGCATGCAATCACCAGCATGCCGCGCAGTCCAAAGAATCTGCAGGATGCGGGAAAGAAGAGGTAGAACTGCTCCTCAATGGAGATGCTCCACAGATGCGACATGAGGATGGCACCGGGAATTACAAGGTTTCCCGCGAACAGAAGAGCTGCAATGAACCAGGTTTTCTGTTCGTGCAACACACTATGATGGAACGCCCGAGCGACACCGATGGAAAGGCCTAACAGATAGAGTGGCCATATACGCAGAATGCGGCGGACATAGAAGGCGCCCATATTGATGGAGCCGGTGGCCTCATGTTCTCGAGTCAGCAGCAGAGTGATGAGGTATGCACTCAGGACGAAGAACAGGCACAGTCCAAAGCCCATGGAGTCAGCGAATGTTTCGCGAGCGCTCCCTGAACCTGTGCGGGGAATTGCGTGGTGGATAAACACCGCGAGGAAGGCGAAGAAACGAACGACATCCAGTTGAGGCCGGTAAAACGCAGCCGCAGTTTTACGCGAAACGCTGCCTATCTCAACCTGGTCTTCCTGGACTAGATAAAGCGGCACCGCAGACTCCTATGACTCAATCCAATGACTGGTGGCGATCAGGGTAACGGGTGGCCGCAAGTCTACGTCACATGCCGTCAGCACGCAATGAATTTATGTGCCACACTCTCGCCGGCACGGAACGGCCAGTTATTGGGCGAGCCAAAGCTATAATGAGGTCGCTTCTTTTGCGCATCCGGGTGATTGGTGAACATCCTTTCCTACGTCCACCTGCGGAACATCTATCGGTCTACCGGTGTTGGGCGAGTTTCCCGTGAGCTTACAGAACGCCTGCATGCAACACCCGATGTCAATCTGCACGTCCTTGCGGATCCTGCGGACCACGCTCGAGTGATCCCGCTCGTCGGGGACCTGTGGCAATCGTACCAATACCACTTCTTCAAATCAGACACCTCTGCCCAGCAGTTGCGATGGGTGCTGACGAATCGACCCGCCGCCGAGCATTACTGGAGCGAGGTTGATCTGGTTCATTGCACGGCGGAGTCGTATGTGCCGGTACGCAAAGCGCGTCTCGTCGTCACCTGCCATGACGCGCAGCATTTCGAAGCCGGGGCTCATCGTCAGAGCGTATGGCTGATGAAGCAGCGTTTGAAATGGCGTCTGCTATTCGCTCGGCTCGAACGAGAAGTGGATATGCTCCAGATGATTTCCCATTTTGCTGCGGAACGAACAGCTCATTTTTTTCCGAATCTGAGAGACCGATTGTGCGTCGTGCCAAACGCTGCGTCGGACAGCTTTTTTGCGCCTGCGGATGAAGAGGGAAAGGCGATCCTGCATCAGCTTGGGGTAGTGGGCAAGCCATTTGTACTCGTGCCAGGAGGCTTGCAGTTTCGAAAAAATGCTGACCTGATCCTTGATGCGTGGCCAGCTATCGCGGCGGCTGTTCCTGACGTTGTCCTCGTCGTCATCAATCACGTTGACGAGACTTACCTCCCTCGAGCGAAAGTGCTTGGAGACCGGTGTGTGTTAGCTGGCTTCCAGGAAGAGCGACAGCTCGTGGCCCTGTACCAGGCCGCAACACTGGTATGGTTTCCAACGCTCTACGATGGCTTCGGCATGCCGGTGATCGAGGCAATGGCGAGCGGTACTCCTGTCATCAGCAGTGACACAACCGGCATACCGGAAGTTGCAGGCAACGCAGGTGTGCTCCTATCACCTGCCGATGCGGAAGCACACGTCCAAACCATCGTCGAACTGCTTCGCGATGAAAGCGCGCGGGCGGCGCTGGTGGAGCGGGGGCGTGTGCGTGCCGCGGACTTTACCTGGGATAAGTCGACGGCGAAGCTTCTGGCGGCATTCCGGTCGATTGTTTAGCTATTCACGTCTCGCGACTTGATGAACTGGGCTGGAACACCAGCCACGATTGTGTAGGAAGCAACAGATTTTGTAACGACCGATCCAGCGGCAACAATCGCTCCATCTCCAATGGAAACGCCTTTCAAGATGATGCAGTTCGCGCCAATCCAAACGTCTGTGCCGACCTGGATCGGCGACGAAATCTCCTCTTGAAGCTTCATAAGTTTGCCGGCTTGAATGCCATGGTTGTGATCGATGAAGCGACAACCGCTTGCAATCAGGCAGTTCGCACCGATGGAGATACCCTGGATTGCATTGAATTCGCATCCGCTGCCGACAAAGGTGCCATCCCCAAGGGAAATCGCTATACCCGGAGCGTGTGCCCCGGCCGCGTTGAAGTAAATCCCATGCTCGAGGCTAACGCGGCTTCCCAATGAAACACGGTGAGGCCACGTGACGAATATCTGCGACAGTCGTGCGTCTGCACCGATCGTCATCCCGAGAGTCTTCCAATACAGCCTGCGTACTGCACTTAGTACCTTTGGCCGCCAGTGCATCCGCAAATGAAAGAGCAACTTTTGTGATAGCACGAAACCCAAGACATTATTCCTTCGGAACTAAGTATTTGGACACTCGCTTGCTACGTGGTTCGGTAGGTTGCAGAGAGGCTGAACACGCAAATTAAAACAGTACCCTTTTCAGAAGGCTCCATCCTTGTCAATTTGGAATCAAATCGAAAAACAAGATCGGAACTGCTCATGCATTCTCCCCTTCGGATCACCCGCATTCGTCGGGCCATATGCGTTTCGCTGCTTGCCGCTTCGACTCTATGTCATGCACAACTGCTTGTTACATACGGGACGAAAGGGATTGATCGCCTCACGTACAACGGTGTTGTCCTTGCCGACACGAGTCGCTTCCAGCAGGAACGAATCCACATCGGACACATGAAGGTTACCGACCGCTCCGGTCACGTACTTACGACGGACGGTTGGGGTGAGAGTAACCAAGGAACGAACTGGGATGCCGCGTCGAAAACTGAAACCTACAACTTCCGATGGGGAACAATCAAGATACAGTTCTCACAAAAATCTGATGCTTTAGAAATCAATATCAGCGAATGGAATCGTCCAAACTCAGGCGTGATTTTGGACGGAGCATCGGTCTACCCACTTGCCTTGCACTTCCCGACACTGCCCCGCGGGTTCGTGAACGCCAGTTACCCCCAAGGTGGTTCGAATACATCGGCACCTTCCGTTACAGTCGCCGACTTCGGAGCAGGTCAGGTCGTGGACGTCGCACCCGATGCATCGAAGCCTCTGTACAGCATGTTATGGCCGACGGGAACCGGAGACGCTGCATACTCTGTGTTGATAAGCACGACAACGCCAGATAACCTGCCGGAATTTCTCCCACGACACGACCGGCCCGTCTTGCCAGGACAAACAGATTCTTTCCGGATCGCACTGCGTTTTGCGTCGCGCGGGGTCGCAACGAATACGCTGGCAGCCGATGCCTACTCCAACTGGTCGTTACAGTATCCCGCGACAATGAAGTGGACAGACCGACGCGTCATCGGCACCGCATACCTTGCGACTTCGCCAACAGCAGATCAACCGGACAGTGCTGATGGAGCCAATCCTCGTCACTACCTCGGCGCAGGCATGGATCTTCGCACGCCCGAGGGCCAGAGGCTCTTTCAATCGCGCATTCTGACGAAGGCCGCAGAGATTGTGCGCAATCTTAAGAAGCTGAGTGCCCAGGGAGTGATCACCTGGGATATCGAGGGACAGCAATATCCCCACAATACAAGTTATGTCTGCGCTCCAGATCAGATTGCAAAGGCCGCTCCAGAGATGGAGTCGGTCATAACGGATACTGCATCACGTTATGTCGGCAAGAAACTGGATGACGCATACTTCAGCATCCTTCGCGATGCGGGATTCCGGGTCGGTGTGTGCGTTCGCCCACAACGGTTTACCTTGTTGCCGGGAGGCAGTGCACAGCAGGTGCAATTGAGTGCGAAAGACGCGGAAGCGGACATGCTACGCAAGATTCGGTATGCGCACGATCGATGGGGCGCAACGTTGTTTTACCTGGATAGCACCGTCGAGCAGAACGGCCGTCCCCTGGACGCGGCGATGTTTCAACGCCTGGCGGCGGCCTTTCCGGATAGCCTCCTTATACCGGAGCAAAGCACGCCCAGACATTACGCCTACACTGCTCCGTTTAAGTCGTTTCTGTTTCACAACGAGACCGCGACTGACGCTGACGTCAGAAGCTACTACCCGAATGCATTCAGTTGCATCCTTGTGAACGATGCTGAGGCCAAACGTTTGTTGCAATCACGAGCGGCACTGGTCGCCGCCGTTGCGGCAGGAGATATCCTTATGGCCCACGCTGACTATTGGGACCCTGCCAACACAAGTATTGTCACCATGTACGAAGGCGCTGGACGATCGCGCGGCGCGCAAGATCACGATGTCAAACGGTTACGCAGCAGTGTCAAAAACGCGACCGGAAGGGGCGGTAGTCCGGTCCCACTTATCGAGTCCTCGCTGCAAGCGGTCGAGGGCAGCCATCATGATGTTGTTGCCTCCCAATAGATTTGAACGGCTTACGCGAAGATAACCGCATTCGCCCACCGGCAGCGTCATCCACCAATCCCGCTCATCAACCTGTTCCTGCAGAACCGCTTCAAAGTAATGATTTCTGAAGTACATTTCTGCCGTTGCAAACTCCAGCTTCTGGCATGAGTTCTTTACTAAATTCCAGCAATCATCGATGTCCTTCAAATTTGAGAGAGCTATCTCCAGTTCCCTGACATAGATCTCTTCATCAACCTGTCTCCGCATATGTCGAGACGAAAGTACCTCGCGTGCGGCTCGGAACTCAACATAGTCCAGGTAGCGTATGGCGACAAATATCAGAATGGCGAACGTGGCGATGACAACAATCCTGAAACCTCGCGGTGTGACATACGCCAGGAATGACAGCAAGGACGTAACCGCGCATACGGCATACAACAGAAGTGCCGCCGTTCTTGGATGATGTCCACGATCCTGCATTACATGATGAATATGTCCATGGTCCGGTGAAAAAAGCGGTTTGTGTCGAAGGTAACGACGTGCGACAGCAATGCAAACGTCAAGCAAGGGAAGAGCCAGAATACTAATGGGAGCGAACATTCCTAATGTCGGGCCGTCATGGTGTTGCCATGTAAGCGAGATCGCTCCGAGCATAAAGCCGATCGTTAGACTGCCGCAGTCACCAAGGAAAATCGACGCGGGATTGAAGTTGTAGAACAGGAACGCAAGAAGGGCACCCGCCAAAGGCATGGTTGCCACAACCAGGCCAACATTGTGTTGGTACAAACCAACAGCAAGTGTGGCAAATGCGCCCATCAGGCCAACGCCCGATGCTAAGCCGTCCATTCCATCAATGAGATTGATGGCATTTGTGCACACGACCAGCCAAAACGTGCAGATGATAATACTCAGCCAGGGATGGGGAAATGTTCCGAAGGCGAAGCTTTCGGGAGCGTGAATGTAACCAAGAACAGAGGCGGTCACACATCCAACCACCTGTCCGAAAAGCTTGACCAACGGCGTGAGGTCAAACAGGTCGTCGAGTAGCCCCACAAGAAAGATCAGAGCGGCCGGTGGTAACAGTACCTGCAGCAGGCTGTGATGCTGGATATGGATCTTCTCCCCGTGAAGATCGATCATCAGCATGAGTCCAATCGTGCAACCGTAGGCAAGCATGATCGCAACGCCGCCGACTCGAGGCGTGGGCAGCGTGTGCTGCTTGCGTGTTTCGTCGGGTTTGTCCACAAGATTGAAACGCAGCGCGATGTTCCTGCACAAGGGTGTGAACAGGAAGCAGAGAACGAAGCTTACGACACCGAGCAGAAGCGCAAGAGACATACTTTCTCCTAGGGGACGGAGATGGGGGGTACCTGTTCCGCGTACGCGTTATTTGCAGTGCTGTGTTGGTAAGACGTGGTTCCTATAAGCTGATCGATGATGCGAGCCGTGCCGAGAGGTCGATCAAACTCTCGTTCCAGGGCCAGCCGGCCATTCTTCCCGGCTGCTGAAATTTCGTCAGGATGTTCGGCCAGATGTTTAAGAAGGTTAACTAATCCCTCGACAGCGCCGTTGTCTATGTGCCATCCGCAGGCGTGACGGCGCACAATCGATGCTGGAGTCGCAGCTCCCGGACCCACAAACAAAATGGGACGACCAGCCGCGAGCAGGCCGTAGACTTTGCTGGGAACGACAGATCCACAGCAGGCCTCTCTTTGCGTCACGATGCCTATGTCGCCCGCGCTCAGGCTGGAACCAAGCTCGGCTCTCGGAACGTATCCTCGCAGTTCTACAGAGGCGATGTTTTCGGCTTGCAGGAATGATGCAAGCTCAGCGCGCCGCGAACCACCTCCAAGAAAGAGAAAACGAAAGCGTGCATCCTCGCGCAGCTTACGGATGGCTCCGATCAGGGTCTCCACGTCGTGTGCAAGTCCCAGGTTTCCTGAGTAGACCAGAAGCAGGGAATTGCCATCTGCCTTGCGTGCAGCTACAGCGATCTGTGTGCTATCAGCCCAATTCTGTACAACGGCGATCGCTTCGTTCGGGGTACCGCGGGCAAGCAAACGAGTACGCATGCATTCACCAAGCACAATGACCGAATCCGCATTTCTTCGGGACCAGTCCGCCACCACGCCTATAGCCCGATGACTTATTCCACCGACCTTGATGTAGCCAAGGTCAACGGCAACATCCGGATATACGTCCATCTCCCAGATACAGAAACGTGATCCCCTAAACATCTTGAGAAGTGTTCCCACCACGGAAAGAAGCGGAGGAGTGGTTAGGGTGAGTACAGTGTCGGGCTTAGGAACGCGGAATGCTTTCCACGTAGCGCCAATGTAAAAGGAGGCATACGAGAGCATGCGGCCAGCCGTAGACCGTGAAAAGTGAAAACCTCGTATCTGATGAATAACAACATCAGGTTTGGATTCCGGGTCTGTCTCGGCGTACGTTCCACCGCAAATAACATGTACTTCGTGACCAAGCACAACAAGGTCGCGCGCCACATCTGTTAACAGCTGGCTGGTCGCAGCGCTATCAGGCCAGAAGAACTGGTTCATCAAGAGCACTCTCATCCGGCAACCTCCTCCAGCACGCCGTTGCGCACAGGTTGTTCGCGGATCGTGCGATTGCGCACAAACATAGCTGGATTTCCTGCATAAATTTGCCAGCTTGGGATGCTCTTGCTGACAACACTTCCAGCGCCAGCTACAGCACCTTCATCGAGGATGACTCCGGGTAGAACTACGCTTCGAGCACCTGCCCATGCGCTATTACTCAATGTGACGGGAGCTACCATCAAGCCAAAATATGGATCGCGCCAGTCATGATTGCCAGTGCAGATATACACATCCTGAGAGAGGCAGACGTTGTTGCCTAACGTCACCGTTGTGAGATTGTCGATCCATGCACGTTCTCCGATCCAGCAGTGATCTCCAATTCGCAAATGCCACGGATACTTCACAACCACTTCGGAGTGGATGACGACGCCTTCTCCGACACAGGCTCCAAAGGTTCTCAGTAATATGGCGCGGAATCGTGACGATGGAAGTAGCGGAGAACGAAATAGCGGAAGTCCCACTAACATCCACGCTGCACGCCACAGGAAGGAGCGACCTGGTTCGTACCACGAATTGTCATATGACTTCAGATCAATGTGCTGACTCATACGACATCCTCGAGAAACTCGACACGGTCTGGACGGGGGCCACCATTGATCCATTGATAGAGCTGGCCCATGCAATCGGTAACTCTCTTCCAGCTGAAGTTCTGCTGGGCAAGGGCCTCTGCACGTGCGCTCATCACGGCGTATGTTTCATGCGAAATA from Terriglobus sp. TAA 43 includes these protein-coding regions:
- a CDS encoding acyltransferase; amino-acid sequence: MPLYLVQEDQVEIGSVSRKTAAAFYRPQLDVVRFFAFLAVFIHHAIPRTGSGSARETFADSMGFGLCLFFVLSAYLITLLLTREHEATGSINMGAFYVRRILRIWPLYLLGLSIGVARAFHHSVLHEQKTWFIAALLFAGNLVIPGAILMSHLWSISIEEQFYLFFPASCRFFGLRGMLVIACILILLSNLTLIHLAHIQADPDVSIWFNSFVQFEMFATGILLALADRSLPRWSVPVSLFVVAACIGGWMLAAGHFHLKSMGSKADSAASLCSGYALVAIACGLLIVAFQQLPSPRPFIYFGRISYGLYVFHLPVLAAVTSHVHGLAGSALTLLLTFGVAAISYRYFETPFLRLKRRFERIETFAP
- a CDS encoding acyltransferase; its protein translation is MTIGADARLSQIFVTWPHRVSLGSRVSLEHGIYFNAAGAHAPGIAISLGDGTFVGSGCEFNAIQGISIGANCLIASGCRFIDHNHGIQAGKLMKLQEEISSPIQVGTDVWIGANCIILKGVSIGDGAIVAAGSVVTKSVASYTIVAGVPAQFIKSRDVNS
- a CDS encoding glycosyltransferase family 1 protein, yielding MNILSYVHLRNIYRSTGVGRVSRELTERLHATPDVNLHVLADPADHARVIPLVGDLWQSYQYHFFKSDTSAQQLRWVLTNRPAAEHYWSEVDLVHCTAESYVPVRKARLVVTCHDAQHFEAGAHRQSVWLMKQRLKWRLLFARLEREVDMLQMISHFAAERTAHFFPNLRDRLCVVPNAASDSFFAPADEEGKAILHQLGVVGKPFVLVPGGLQFRKNADLILDAWPAIAAAVPDVVLVVINHVDETYLPRAKVLGDRCVLAGFQEERQLVALYQAATLVWFPTLYDGFGMPVIEAMASGTPVISSDTTGIPEVAGNAGVLLSPADAEAHVQTIVELLRDESARAALVERGRVRAADFTWDKSTAKLLAAFRSIV
- a CDS encoding WcaF family extracellular polysaccharide biosynthesis acetyltransferase, producing the protein MSQHIDLKSYDNSWYEPGRSFLWRAAWMLVGLPLFRSPLLPSSRFRAILLRTFGACVGEGVVIHSEVVVKYPWHLRIGDHCWIGERAWIDNLTTVTLGNNVCLSQDVYICTGNHDWRDPYFGLMVAPVTLSNSAWAGARSVVLPGVILDEGAVAGAGSVVSKSIPSWQIYAGNPAMFVRNRTIREQPVRNGVLEEVAG
- a CDS encoding MraY family glycosyltransferase, giving the protein MIDLHGEKIHIQHHSLLQVLLPPAALIFLVGLLDDLFDLTPLVKLFGQVVGCVTASVLGYIHAPESFAFGTFPHPWLSIIICTFWLVVCTNAINLIDGMDGLASGVGLMGAFATLAVGLYQHNVGLVVATMPLAGALLAFLFYNFNPASIFLGDCGSLTIGFMLGAISLTWQHHDGPTLGMFAPISILALPLLDVCIAVARRYLRHKPLFSPDHGHIHHVMQDRGHHPRTAALLLYAVCAVTSLLSFLAYVTPRGFRIVVIATFAILIFVAIRYLDYVEFRAAREVLSSRHMRRQVDEEIYVRELEIALSNLKDIDDCWNLVKNSCQKLEFATAEMYFRNHYFEAVLQEQVDERDWWMTLPVGECGYLRVSRSNLLGGNNIMMAALDRLQRGLDKWDRTTAPSGRVFDTAA
- a CDS encoding glycosyltransferase family 4 protein, yielding MRVLLMNQFFWPDSAATSQLLTDVARDLVVLGHEVHVICGGTYAETDPESKPDVVIHQIRGFHFSRSTAGRMLSYASFYIGATWKAFRVPKPDTVLTLTTPPLLSVVGTLLKMFRGSRFCIWEMDVYPDVAVDLGYIKVGGISHRAIGVVADWSRRNADSVIVLGECMRTRLLARGTPNEAIAVVQNWADSTQIAVAARKADGNSLLLVYSGNLGLAHDVETLIGAIRKLREDARFRFLFLGGGSRRAELASFLQAENIASVELRGYVPRAELGSSLSAGDIGIVTQREACCGSVVPSKVYGLLAAGRPILFVGPGAATPASIVRRHACGWHIDNGAVEGLVNLLKHLAEHPDEISAAGKNGRLALEREFDRPLGTARIIDQLIGTTSYQHSTANNAYAEQVPPISVP